In one window of Streptomyces sp. NBC_00193 DNA:
- a CDS encoding LLM class F420-dependent oxidoreductase, with the protein MELSMMLDYAGDPRRAADAAAELESAGLDAVWVAEAWGFDAPTIMGYLAARTERMKIGSAILNVYSRTPALIAQTAAGLDAMSGGRAMLGLGASGPQVVEGWHGKPYDKPIGRTRETVELCRRIWRRETIDHHGITDMPLPAEKGGRHGKPLKMLTRPVRADIPVYVASLGPANVRMTAEIADGWLPTLFVPEKAGAVWGSALAEGTALRAPELGPLRTVAGGLLAIGEDAAELRDLARPQIALYVGGMGAVGKNFYNDLAVAYGYEEEARKIQELYLSGRKRDAAAAVPDELCELTTLCGPEGYVRERVEAFRAAGVTMLNVTPVGPEPARLVETVKNWL; encoded by the coding sequence GTGGAACTCTCGATGATGCTCGACTACGCCGGCGACCCGCGCCGCGCCGCCGACGCCGCGGCGGAGCTTGAGTCGGCGGGCCTCGACGCCGTGTGGGTGGCCGAGGCCTGGGGCTTCGACGCCCCGACGATCATGGGGTACCTGGCCGCCCGCACCGAGCGGATGAAGATCGGCTCGGCCATCCTCAACGTCTACTCGCGCACCCCCGCCCTCATCGCCCAGACCGCGGCGGGCCTGGACGCGATGTCCGGCGGCCGGGCGATGCTCGGCCTCGGGGCGTCGGGCCCCCAGGTGGTCGAGGGCTGGCACGGGAAGCCGTACGACAAGCCGATCGGCCGGACCCGCGAGACGGTCGAGCTGTGCCGCCGCATCTGGCGCCGCGAGACCATCGACCACCACGGCATCACCGACATGCCGCTGCCCGCGGAGAAGGGCGGACGGCACGGCAAGCCGCTGAAGATGCTGACCCGGCCGGTCCGCGCGGACATCCCCGTCTACGTGGCCTCGCTCGGGCCCGCCAACGTGCGGATGACGGCCGAGATCGCCGACGGCTGGCTGCCCACGCTCTTCGTGCCGGAGAAGGCCGGCGCCGTGTGGGGGAGCGCGCTCGCCGAGGGCACGGCCCTGCGCGCGCCGGAACTGGGCCCGCTGCGGACGGTGGCGGGCGGACTGCTCGCGATCGGCGAGGACGCGGCGGAGCTGCGGGACCTCGCCCGCCCGCAGATCGCCCTGTACGTCGGCGGCATGGGCGCGGTCGGCAAGAACTTCTACAACGACCTGGCCGTCGCCTACGGGTACGAGGAGGAGGCCCGGAAGATCCAGGAGCTCTACCTCTCCGGTCGCAAGCGCGATGCCGCGGCCGCCGTACCGGACGAACTGTGCGAGCTCACCACGCTGTGCGGGCCCGAGGGGTACGTGCGCGAGCGCGTCGAGGCCTTCCGGGCCGCCGGGGTGACCATGCTCAACGTCACGCCCGTGGGACCCGAGCCGGCCCGGCTCGTCGAAACCGTCAAGAACTGGCTCTAG
- a CDS encoding long-chain fatty acid--CoA ligase, translating into MPTKLRLPAPPDELTLPALLARNAAEHGDLPALSWREGAEGTDGTAWTTLSWSDVRRKVAVLAAGYASLGVERGEHVLLMMGNRPEHWLTDLALVHLGAVPVTVYGTSAPEQIAHIARHSRARLAVVEGARELARWEPLLSDPGTPLERLVVAEAPEAGPHSTYASVYAGGVHLHRSEAFEKAWRESRPEDPLTVVYTSGTTGDPKGVRLTHRNIVLQSVRLDGHIELPEHAEHLCYLPFAHIAERILGIYLPLLRAAHVRLCADPAAVSVAVRELHPVQFFGVPRVWEKLAASVRAVLGRLPEEQRRAIEGANDLARERAGHRERGEEVPAGLEASYAAAKERVLDPLLTLAGLDRLVWTASATAPMPIDVVRFWAGWGITIMDAWGLTETSGVCTVNSPDGFRLGSVGRPIQGLELRIAEDGEIFTRGETVFGGYLLPDGSVESASDAEGWFPTGDIGRLDEAGFLWLTDRKKELIITSNGKNVSPALVENTVKEHPLIGQALVHGDGRSYLVALLVLDPELGPAWAQAHGIDGAAAATPEELAAHPAVREEIARAVEAANARLNRTEQIKRYRVLTGEWGPESGELTPSLKLRRRVVREKYAELIEGLYAEPHSGPDSAPHEAS; encoded by the coding sequence ATGCCCACGAAACTGCGCCTGCCCGCACCTCCCGACGAGCTCACCCTGCCCGCCCTGCTGGCGCGCAACGCCGCCGAGCACGGCGACCTGCCCGCCCTCTCGTGGCGCGAGGGCGCCGAGGGCACTGACGGCACGGCCTGGACCACCCTCAGCTGGTCGGACGTCCGCCGCAAGGTGGCCGTCCTCGCCGCCGGCTACGCCTCCCTGGGCGTCGAACGCGGCGAGCACGTCCTGCTGATGATGGGCAACCGCCCCGAGCACTGGCTCACCGACCTCGCCCTGGTCCACCTCGGCGCCGTCCCCGTCACCGTGTACGGGACCTCCGCGCCCGAGCAGATCGCCCACATAGCCCGCCACAGCCGGGCCCGGCTCGCCGTGGTCGAGGGCGCCCGGGAGCTGGCCCGGTGGGAGCCGCTGCTGAGCGACCCCGGCACCCCGCTGGAACGGCTCGTCGTGGCCGAGGCCCCCGAGGCCGGCCCGCACTCGACCTACGCGTCGGTGTACGCCGGCGGGGTCCACCTGCACCGGTCCGAGGCCTTCGAGAAGGCCTGGCGGGAGTCCCGCCCCGAGGACCCGTTGACCGTCGTCTACACCTCGGGCACCACCGGCGACCCCAAGGGGGTGCGCCTGACCCACCGCAACATCGTGCTCCAGTCCGTCCGCCTCGACGGGCACATCGAGCTGCCCGAGCACGCCGAGCACCTCTGTTACCTGCCCTTCGCCCACATCGCCGAGCGGATCCTCGGCATCTACCTCCCGCTCCTGCGGGCCGCCCACGTCCGGCTGTGCGCCGACCCGGCCGCCGTATCGGTCGCGGTGCGCGAGCTGCACCCGGTGCAGTTCTTCGGGGTGCCCCGGGTGTGGGAGAAGCTGGCCGCCTCCGTACGGGCCGTGCTCGGGCGGCTGCCCGAGGAGCAGCGCCGCGCCATCGAAGGCGCCAACGACCTGGCGCGGGAGCGGGCCGGCCACCGGGAGCGCGGCGAGGAGGTCCCGGCCGGGCTCGAAGCCTCGTACGCCGCGGCCAAGGAACGGGTGCTGGACCCGCTGCTGACCCTGGCCGGGCTGGACCGCCTGGTCTGGACGGCCAGCGCGACCGCGCCGATGCCGATCGACGTGGTCCGCTTCTGGGCGGGCTGGGGGATCACCATCATGGACGCGTGGGGGCTGACCGAGACCTCCGGCGTGTGCACGGTCAACAGCCCGGACGGCTTCCGGCTGGGCTCCGTGGGCCGCCCGATCCAGGGGCTGGAGCTGCGGATCGCCGAGGACGGGGAGATCTTCACGCGCGGGGAGACGGTCTTCGGCGGGTACCTCCTCCCGGACGGTTCGGTGGAGAGCGCCTCCGATGCGGAGGGCTGGTTCCCGACGGGGGACATCGGGCGGCTCGACGAGGCGGGGTTCCTCTGGCTGACCGACCGCAAGAAGGAACTGATCATCACCTCGAACGGGAAGAACGTCTCGCCCGCCCTGGTGGAGAACACCGTCAAGGAACACCCCCTGATCGGGCAGGCCCTGGTGCACGGCGACGGCCGCTCCTACCTCGTCGCCCTCCTCGTCCTGGACCCCGAGCTCGGCCCGGCCTGGGCGCAGGCCCATGGCATCGACGGCGCGGCGGCCGCCACGCCCGAGGAGCTCGCCGCGCACCCGGCCGTACGGGAGGAGATCGCCCGGGCCGTCGAAGCCGCCAACGCCCGGCTCAACCGCACCGAGCAGATCAAGCGCTACCGGGTGCTGACCGGTGAGTGGGGTCCGGAGTCGGGGGAGCTGACCCCGTCCCTGAAACTGCGCCGCCGGGTGGTCCGGGAGAAGTACGCGGAGCTGATCGAGGGGCTGTACGCGGAGCCGCACTCCGGGCCGGACTCCGCCCCGCACGAGGCTTCGTAG
- a CDS encoding 3-hydroxyacyl-CoA dehydrogenase NAD-binding domain-containing protein, with amino-acid sequence MSESTTIRWEQDETGVVTLVLDDPNQSANTMNQAFKDSIAAIADRAEAEKDSIRGIIFTSAKKTFFAGGDLKDMIRLRPEDAQLAFDTGTAIKASLRRIETLGKPVVAAINGTALGGGYEICLASHHRVALDAPGSKIGLPEVTLGLLPAGGGVTRTVRLMGIADALLKVLLQGTQYTPQRALGNGLVHELAATPEEMLAKAHAFIDANPESKQPWDVPGYRIPGGTPSNPKFAANLPAFPANLKKQLNGAPYPAPRNILACAVEGAQVDFETALTIEARYFTELVTGQTAKNMIQAFFFDLGAVNAGRSRPQGVAPRKVAKVAVLGAGMMGAGIAYSCARAGIEVVLKDVTPEAAAKGKAYSEKLLDKALSRGRTTEAKRAELLARITPTAEAADVAGCDAVIEAVFEDTALKHKVFQEIQEFLTPDALLCSNTSTLPITGLAEGVSRPVDFIGLHFFSPVDKMPLVEIIKGERTGDEAIARAFDLVRQINKTPIVVNDSRGFFTSRVIGQFINEGVAMVGEGIEPASIEQAAAQAGYPAKVLSLMDELTLTLPRKIRNETRKAFEAEGRAWAEHPADTVIDRMVDEFGRPGRSGGGGFYAYDEAGKRAGIWPGLREHFTKDGYQIPFEDMKERMLFSEALDTVRCFDEGVLTSYADANIGSIMGIGFPAWTGGVIQYINGYEGGPAGFVARARELAEKYGERFAPPASLVEKAERGETYAD; translated from the coding sequence ATGAGCGAGTCCACCACGATCCGCTGGGAACAGGACGAGACCGGCGTCGTCACCCTGGTCCTCGACGACCCGAACCAGTCCGCCAACACGATGAACCAGGCCTTCAAGGACTCCATCGCCGCGATCGCCGACCGCGCCGAGGCCGAGAAGGACTCCATCCGCGGCATCATCTTCACCTCCGCCAAGAAGACCTTCTTCGCGGGCGGCGACCTCAAGGACATGATCCGGCTCCGCCCCGAGGACGCGCAGCTGGCCTTCGACACCGGCACCGCCATCAAGGCCTCGCTGCGCCGCATCGAGACCCTCGGCAAGCCCGTCGTCGCCGCCATCAACGGCACCGCCCTCGGCGGCGGTTACGAGATCTGCCTGGCCTCCCACCACCGGGTGGCCCTCGACGCGCCCGGCTCCAAGATCGGCCTGCCGGAGGTCACCCTCGGCCTGCTCCCGGCCGGCGGCGGCGTCACCCGCACCGTCCGCCTGATGGGCATCGCCGACGCGCTCCTCAAGGTGCTGCTGCAGGGGACCCAGTACACCCCCCAGCGCGCCCTGGGCAACGGCCTGGTCCACGAACTGGCCGCCACGCCCGAGGAGATGCTCGCCAAGGCGCACGCCTTCATCGACGCGAACCCGGAGTCGAAGCAGCCGTGGGACGTCCCGGGCTACCGGATCCCCGGCGGCACGCCGTCGAACCCGAAGTTCGCCGCCAACCTCCCGGCCTTCCCCGCGAACTTGAAGAAGCAGCTCAACGGAGCCCCGTACCCGGCTCCGCGCAACATCCTGGCCTGCGCCGTCGAAGGTGCCCAGGTGGACTTCGAGACCGCGCTGACCATCGAGGCCCGCTACTTCACCGAGCTGGTCACCGGACAGACCGCCAAGAACATGATCCAGGCGTTCTTCTTCGACCTCGGGGCCGTCAACGCGGGCCGCAGCCGCCCGCAGGGCGTGGCGCCCCGCAAGGTCGCCAAGGTGGCCGTGCTCGGCGCCGGCATGATGGGCGCCGGCATCGCCTACTCCTGCGCCCGCGCGGGCATCGAGGTGGTGCTGAAGGACGTCACCCCCGAAGCCGCCGCCAAGGGCAAGGCGTACTCCGAGAAGCTGCTCGACAAGGCCCTGTCCCGGGGCCGTACCACCGAGGCCAAGCGCGCCGAGCTGCTCGCCCGGATCACCCCGACCGCCGAGGCCGCCGACGTGGCGGGCTGCGACGCCGTCATCGAGGCCGTCTTCGAGGACACCGCCCTCAAGCACAAGGTGTTCCAGGAGATCCAGGAGTTCCTGACCCCCGACGCGCTGCTCTGCTCCAACACCTCCACGCTGCCCATCACGGGCCTCGCGGAAGGGGTTTCGCGGCCCGTGGACTTCATCGGACTGCACTTCTTCTCGCCCGTGGACAAGATGCCGCTGGTCGAGATCATCAAGGGCGAGCGCACCGGCGACGAGGCCATCGCCCGCGCCTTCGACCTCGTACGGCAGATCAACAAGACCCCGATCGTGGTCAACGACTCGCGCGGGTTCTTCACCTCGCGGGTCATCGGACAGTTCATCAACGAGGGCGTCGCCATGGTCGGCGAGGGCATCGAGCCCGCGTCCATCGAGCAGGCCGCGGCCCAGGCCGGGTACCCGGCCAAGGTGCTCTCCCTGATGGACGAGCTGACCCTCACGCTGCCCCGCAAGATCCGCAACGAGACCCGCAAGGCCTTCGAGGCCGAGGGCCGGGCGTGGGCCGAGCACCCCGCCGACACCGTCATCGACCGGATGGTCGACGAGTTCGGGCGCCCCGGGCGCAGCGGCGGCGGTGGCTTCTACGCGTACGACGAGGCGGGCAAGCGCGCCGGGATCTGGCCGGGGCTGCGCGAGCACTTCACCAAGGATGGGTACCAGATCCCCTTCGAGGACATGAAGGAGCGGATGCTCTTCTCCGAGGCGCTGGACACCGTCCGCTGCTTCGACGAGGGGGTCCTGACCTCGTACGCCGACGCCAACATCGGCTCCATCATGGGCATCGGCTTCCCGGCGTGGACCGGCGGGGTGATCCAGTACATCAACGGCTACGAGGGCGGACCGGCCGGGTTCGTCGCCCGCGCCCGCGAGCTGGCCGAGAAGTACGGCGAGCGCTTCGCCCCGCCCGCCTCCCTGGTGGAGAAGGCCGAGCGGGGAGAGACGTACGCCGACTGA
- a CDS encoding acetyl-CoA C-acetyltransferase, with protein MSTEAYVYDAIRTPRGRGKANGSLHGTKPIDLVVGLIHALRERNPGLDPGTIDDIVLGVVSPVGDQGSDIARIAAIAAGLPDTVAGVQENRFCASGLEAVNMAAAKVRSGWEDLVLAGGVESMSRVPMASDGGAWFNDPMTGWDTDFVPQGIGADLIATIEGFSRRDVDEYASLSQERAAAAIKDGRFAKSVVPVTDRNGLVVLDHDEFVRPGTTADTLARLKPSFADIGELGGFDAVALQKYHWVEKIDHVHHAGNSSGIVDGASLVAIGSREAGERNGLTPRARIVSAAVSGSEPTIMLTGPAPATRKALAKAGLTIDDIDLIEINEAFAGVVLRFVKDMGVSLDKVNVNGGAIALGHPLGATGAMILGTVVDELERQDKRYGLVTLCVGGGMGVATIVERL; from the coding sequence GTGAGCACCGAAGCGTACGTATACGACGCGATCCGCACGCCGCGCGGCCGAGGCAAGGCCAATGGCTCCCTGCACGGAACCAAGCCGATCGACCTGGTCGTCGGCCTCATCCACGCCCTGCGCGAGCGCAACCCCGGCCTGGACCCCGGCACCATCGACGACATCGTGCTCGGCGTCGTCAGCCCGGTCGGCGACCAGGGCTCCGACATCGCCCGGATCGCGGCGATCGCCGCCGGGCTGCCGGACACCGTCGCCGGCGTCCAGGAGAACCGCTTCTGCGCCTCGGGCCTCGAAGCCGTCAACATGGCTGCCGCGAAGGTCCGTTCCGGCTGGGAGGACCTGGTCCTCGCGGGCGGAGTGGAGTCGATGTCCCGCGTGCCGATGGCCTCGGACGGCGGAGCCTGGTTCAACGACCCGATGACCGGCTGGGACACCGACTTCGTCCCGCAAGGCATCGGCGCCGACCTGATCGCCACGATCGAGGGATTCTCCCGGCGCGACGTGGACGAGTACGCCTCCCTGTCCCAGGAGCGGGCCGCCGCCGCCATCAAGGACGGCCGCTTCGCCAAGTCGGTCGTCCCGGTCACCGACCGCAACGGCCTGGTGGTCCTGGACCACGACGAGTTCGTCCGCCCCGGCACCACCGCCGACACCCTCGCCCGGCTGAAGCCCTCCTTCGCGGACATCGGCGAACTCGGCGGCTTCGACGCCGTCGCCCTGCAGAAGTACCACTGGGTCGAGAAGATCGACCACGTCCACCACGCGGGCAACTCCTCCGGCATCGTCGACGGAGCCTCCCTCGTCGCGATCGGCTCCCGCGAGGCGGGCGAGCGCAACGGCCTCACCCCCCGCGCCCGGATCGTCTCGGCCGCCGTCTCCGGCTCCGAGCCCACCATCATGCTCACCGGCCCCGCCCCGGCCACCCGCAAGGCCCTCGCCAAGGCCGGCCTGACCATCGACGACATCGACCTGATCGAGATCAACGAGGCCTTCGCCGGCGTCGTGCTGCGCTTCGTCAAGGACATGGGCGTCTCCCTGGACAAGGTCAACGTCAACGGCGGCGCCATCGCGCTCGGCCACCCGCTCGGCGCCACCGGCGCGATGATCCTCGGCACCGTCGTCGACGAACTGGAGCGCCAGGACAAGCGCTACGGCCTCGTCACCCTCTGCGTCGGCGGCGGCATGGGCGTCGCCACCATCGTCGAACGCCTCTGA
- a CDS encoding MerR family transcriptional regulator, which produces MTTQAPEPASLTVDELAARAGVTVRTVRFYSTRGLLPPPVIGPRRVGRYGPEHLSRLALIEELQHQGMTLSAIERYLDALPDDLSAHDLAIHRALVATWAPDAALDSSRAELEKRAGRPLTETDIRRLTAMNVLTPTPEGFRVDVGLLRLGVALLDVPIAHETILVAREVLLGHARTAAHQLTALFRDEVWGPFTEGESDPERVESMKALSAHMQPMVVQALVTAFQRSLKEELKAAFVPEPTGSE; this is translated from the coding sequence ATGACCACCCAGGCACCGGAGCCGGCGTCGCTGACCGTCGACGAACTGGCGGCCAGGGCGGGTGTGACCGTCCGCACCGTACGGTTCTACAGCACCCGCGGGCTTTTGCCCCCTCCCGTGATCGGACCCCGTCGGGTGGGCCGGTACGGCCCGGAGCACCTGTCCCGCCTCGCGCTCATCGAGGAGCTGCAGCACCAGGGCATGACCCTCTCCGCCATCGAGCGCTACCTCGACGCCCTGCCCGACGACCTGAGCGCGCACGACCTGGCCATCCACCGCGCGCTGGTGGCGACCTGGGCCCCGGACGCGGCGCTGGACTCCTCCCGCGCGGAGCTGGAGAAGCGGGCGGGGCGCCCGCTGACGGAGACCGACATCCGGCGGCTGACGGCCATGAACGTGCTGACGCCGACCCCGGAGGGCTTCCGGGTGGACGTGGGGCTGCTGCGGCTCGGGGTGGCGCTGCTCGACGTACCGATCGCCCACGAGACCATCCTGGTCGCGCGCGAGGTGCTGCTCGGGCACGCGCGGACGGCGGCGCACCAGCTGACCGCGCTGTTCCGGGACGAGGTGTGGGGGCCGTTCACGGAGGGCGAGAGCGATCCGGAGCGGGTGGAGTCGATGAAGGCGCTCTCGGCGCACATGCAGCCGATGGTGGTGCAGGCCCTGGTGACGGCCTTTCAGCGGTCGCTCAAGGAGGAACTGAAGGCGGCGTTCGTTCCGGAGCCGACCGGCTCGGAGTGA
- a CDS encoding CaiB/BaiF CoA-transferase family protein, whose protein sequence is MAVTGNAAGNVPGSGGGPLAGVRVVELAGIGPGPFAAMLLADLGADVVRVDRPGGGGLAVNPAYDITNRNKRSVLVDLKSADGPARVLDLVERADVLIEGFRPGVAERLGVGPADCHARNPRLVYGRMTGWGQDGPLAHTAGHDIAYIAVTGALGMIGNPGEPPAVPANLVGDYAGGSLYLVIGVLAALQHARTPGGTGQVVDAAIVDGTAHLTAMIHGMMAAGGWQDRRGANLLDGGCPFYGSYETSDGGYMAVGALEQQFYDTFVELLGIKDQAPARKDLARWGELREAVAARFKSRTREEWTAVFAGTDACVAPVLSLREAPHHPHLAARGTFVEAAGITQPAPAPRFSATPAAVVGGPALPGAHTESVAADWGVPGLLGKEG, encoded by the coding sequence ATGGCAGTGACGGGGAACGCGGCGGGGAACGTGCCGGGGAGCGGCGGGGGCCCGCTCGCGGGCGTGCGCGTCGTCGAGCTGGCGGGCATCGGGCCGGGCCCGTTCGCCGCCATGCTCCTCGCCGACCTGGGAGCCGACGTGGTGCGGGTGGACCGGCCCGGCGGTGGCGGGCTGGCCGTGAACCCGGCCTACGACATCACCAACCGCAACAAGCGTTCCGTCCTCGTCGACCTGAAGTCCGCCGACGGCCCGGCCCGCGTGCTGGACCTGGTCGAGCGCGCCGACGTGCTCATCGAGGGCTTCCGCCCCGGGGTCGCCGAACGGCTCGGCGTGGGCCCGGCCGACTGCCACGCCCGCAATCCCCGGCTCGTCTACGGCCGGATGACCGGCTGGGGCCAGGACGGCCCGCTCGCCCACACCGCCGGGCACGACATCGCGTACATCGCCGTCACCGGCGCCCTCGGCATGATCGGCAACCCGGGCGAACCCCCGGCCGTCCCCGCCAACCTGGTCGGCGACTACGCGGGAGGCTCGCTCTACCTCGTCATCGGCGTCCTCGCCGCCCTCCAGCACGCCCGCACCCCCGGCGGCACCGGACAGGTCGTCGACGCGGCCATCGTCGACGGGACCGCGCACCTCACCGCCATGATCCACGGGATGATGGCGGCCGGCGGCTGGCAGGACCGGCGCGGGGCCAACCTCCTCGACGGAGGCTGCCCCTTCTACGGCAGCTACGAGACCTCCGACGGCGGCTACATGGCCGTCGGCGCGCTGGAGCAGCAGTTCTACGACACCTTCGTGGAGCTCCTCGGCATCAAGGACCAGGCGCCCGCCCGCAAGGACCTGGCCCGCTGGGGCGAGCTCCGCGAGGCCGTCGCCGCGCGCTTCAAGTCCCGTACCCGCGAGGAGTGGACGGCCGTCTTCGCGGGCACCGACGCCTGCGTGGCGCCCGTGCTCTCGCTGCGCGAGGCCCCGCACCACCCGCACCTGGCCGCCCGCGGCACCTTCGTCGAGGCCGCCGGGATCACCCAGCCCGCCCCCGCGCCCCGCTTCTCCGCGACCCCGGCCGCCGTCGTGGGCGGCCCCGCGCTGCCGGGCGCGCACACGGAGTCGGTGGCGGCCGACTGGGGCGTGCCGGGGCTGCTCGGCAAGGAGGGCTGA
- a CDS encoding 1,4-alpha-glucan branching protein produces MAMIYKTTMKPGKLELVSSWLPTRPWYVPTGQAPELDRSGGFRLDDPEGEVGIEFMVLTDHSGGRETSYLVPLTYRGAPLDGAGAALVGTSEHGVLGTRWIYDGAHDPVLMGQLLALFQGRAVAQDQCDSGVSDPTVTAWCDGPGLPAALQGWPEATDTARGTDVRLPGGTESGTESGTAPGLTLALTRVLRPGTDEQADGPGAMGALGAVGRLTAGWTTLDGAAYRGLFAELRTAGHAAA; encoded by the coding sequence ATGGCGATGATCTACAAGACCACGATGAAACCCGGAAAGCTGGAGCTCGTCTCCTCCTGGCTGCCGACGCGTCCTTGGTACGTGCCCACGGGGCAGGCGCCCGAACTGGACAGGTCGGGCGGCTTCCGGCTCGACGATCCGGAGGGCGAGGTCGGCATCGAGTTCATGGTGCTCACCGACCACTCGGGCGGCCGGGAAACCTCCTACCTCGTGCCCCTGACCTACCGCGGCGCCCCGCTCGACGGCGCCGGAGCCGCTCTGGTGGGCACCTCCGAGCACGGGGTGCTCGGCACCCGCTGGATCTACGACGGCGCCCACGACCCGGTGCTCATGGGCCAGTTGCTCGCACTGTTCCAGGGCCGCGCCGTGGCACAGGACCAGTGCGACAGCGGGGTCAGCGACCCCACGGTCACCGCGTGGTGCGACGGACCCGGGCTCCCGGCCGCCCTCCAGGGGTGGCCGGAAGCCACCGACACCGCGCGGGGCACGGACGTACGGCTGCCGGGCGGCACGGAATCCGGCACGGAATCCGGCACGGCGCCCGGCCTGACGCTCGCCCTGACGCGCGTCCTGCGGCCCGGGACCGACGAGCAGGCCGACGGCCCCGGGGCCATGGGGGCCCTCGGGGCCGTCGGCCGGCTCACCGCCGGCTGGACCACGCTGGACGGGGCGGCGTACCGGGGCCTGTTCGCAGAGCTGCGCACCGCCGGTCACGCCGCCGCCTGA
- a CDS encoding MmcQ/YjbR family DNA-binding protein, with product MEVRVKAGVRKWEAVREFALGLPQAREEFPWGPEDCVVKVNKKIFVFLGNTDGPSPGISVKLKDEALHGHAMTAPGAEPTGYGLGKAGWVSVPLGEKGAPSAEVLCEWVEESYRTVALKRDLKELDARTAGPGAGPGAGPDAGGNAATG from the coding sequence GTGGAGGTCCGTGTGAAGGCTGGGGTGCGCAAGTGGGAAGCGGTCCGGGAGTTCGCGCTGGGGCTGCCGCAGGCGCGGGAGGAGTTCCCGTGGGGTCCCGAGGACTGCGTGGTGAAGGTCAACAAGAAGATCTTCGTCTTCCTCGGGAACACCGACGGACCGTCGCCCGGGATCTCCGTGAAGCTCAAGGACGAGGCGCTGCACGGTCACGCCATGACCGCCCCCGGCGCGGAGCCGACCGGATACGGGCTGGGGAAGGCCGGCTGGGTCTCCGTGCCGCTGGGGGAGAAGGGTGCGCCCTCCGCCGAGGTGCTGTGCGAGTGGGTGGAGGAGAGCTACCGGACCGTCGCGCTCAAGCGGGACCTCAAGGAGCTCGACGCGCGGACCGCCGGGCCCGGTGCAGGACCAGGTGCCGGACCCGATGCAGGGGGAAACGCCGCAACCGGCTAA
- a CDS encoding acyl-CoA dehydrogenase family protein, which produces MKRQLFDADHEAFRETVRTFLTKEVLPHYEQWEKDGIVSREAWRAAGRQGLLGLAVPEEYGGGGNTDFRYAAVIAEEFTRAGAAGLAIGLHNDIIGPYLTSLATEEQKRRWLPGFCSGEIITAIAMTEPGAGSDLQGIRTTAEDAGDHWVLNGSKTFISNGILADLVIVVAKTTPEGGAHGMSLLVVERGTEGFERGRNLDKIGQKAQDTAELFFNDVRVPKENLLGELDGAFVHLMTNLAQERMGIAMAGIAAAEYLLEITTQYVKEREAFGRPLSKLQHVRFEIAEMATECAVTRTFLDRCITDHSNGELDHVHASMAKWWATELQKRVADRCLQLHGGYGYMTEYRVARAFTDGRIQTIYGGTTEIMKEIIGRSLLA; this is translated from the coding sequence ATGAAACGCCAGCTTTTCGACGCCGACCACGAGGCGTTCCGCGAGACCGTCCGCACCTTCCTCACCAAGGAGGTGCTGCCGCACTACGAACAGTGGGAGAAGGACGGGATCGTCAGCCGCGAGGCCTGGCGGGCCGCCGGCCGGCAGGGGCTGCTCGGCCTGGCCGTCCCCGAGGAGTACGGGGGCGGCGGCAACACCGACTTCCGGTACGCGGCGGTGATCGCCGAGGAGTTCACCCGGGCGGGCGCCGCCGGGCTCGCCATCGGGCTGCACAACGACATCATCGGGCCGTACCTGACCTCGCTGGCCACCGAGGAGCAGAAGCGCCGCTGGCTGCCCGGCTTCTGCTCCGGCGAGATCATCACCGCCATCGCGATGACCGAGCCGGGCGCGGGCTCCGACCTGCAGGGCATCCGGACCACCGCCGAGGACGCCGGTGACCACTGGGTGCTCAACGGCTCCAAGACCTTCATCTCCAACGGCATCCTCGCCGACCTGGTGATCGTGGTCGCGAAGACCACCCCCGAGGGCGGGGCGCACGGGATGTCGCTGCTGGTCGTGGAGCGCGGCACGGAGGGCTTCGAGCGCGGCCGCAACCTCGACAAGATCGGACAGAAGGCGCAGGACACCGCCGAGCTGTTCTTCAACGACGTGCGCGTCCCCAAGGAGAACCTGCTCGGTGAACTCGACGGCGCCTTCGTCCACCTGATGACCAACCTCGCGCAGGAGCGGATGGGCATCGCGATGGCCGGCATCGCCGCCGCCGAGTACCTGCTGGAGATCACCACGCAGTACGTGAAGGAGCGCGAGGCCTTCGGGCGGCCGCTCTCCAAGCTCCAGCACGTCCGCTTCGAGATCGCGGAGATGGCCACCGAGTGCGCGGTCACCCGCACCTTCCTCGACCGCTGCATCACCGACCACTCCAACGGGGAACTGGACCACGTCCACGCCTCGATGGCGAAGTGGTGGGCCACCGAACTCCAGAAGCGGGTCGCCGACCGCTGTCTGCAACTGCACGGCGGATACGGATACATGACCGAGTACCGGGTCGCGCGGGCCTTCACCGACGGCCGCATCCAGACCATCTACGGCGGCACGACCGAGATCATGAAGGAGATCATCGGCCGTTCCCTGCTGGCCTGA